The Deltaproteobacteria bacterium genome window below encodes:
- the argC gene encoding N-acetyl-gamma-glutamyl-phosphate reductase produces the protein MAKRPAGKKGSAAAGRLRVAICGASGYTGLELLRLLAGHPGVEVVYASSEKSAGQPVAELFPSLKGPYDGLKLERLDPARAAKSADIVFTALPHAEAAPTVIEVLKLGKKVIDLSADFRLKDAAVYGKTYGQHPAPQFLREAVYGLPEIYRDRIKKARLIANPGCYPQGPILSLAPLLRAGLTGTGDIVIDSKSGVSGAGRGASVDNLFTEVSGSFKAYKVLTHRHTPEIEQELSVAAGKNIHVTFTPHLVPMNRGILSTIYAKAPAGTTWKQVTGLWRKAYAGEPFIRICPEGAFPATRDVNGTNYADLSCAVAPDGRVVIVTAIDNLCKGASGSAVQCMNLLAGFPETTALTALALVP, from the coding sequence ATGGCAAAGCGGCCTGCAGGCAAAAAGGGTTCAGCGGCGGCAGGGAGGCTCCGAGTCGCCATCTGCGGCGCATCGGGCTACACGGGCCTCGAACTGCTCCGCCTGCTCGCGGGCCATCCGGGCGTGGAGGTTGTCTACGCCTCCAGCGAGAAATCGGCCGGTCAGCCGGTGGCCGAACTGTTTCCCTCGCTTAAGGGGCCGTACGACGGACTGAAACTGGAGCGGCTGGATCCGGCCCGGGCGGCGAAGTCGGCCGATATCGTCTTTACCGCGCTTCCCCACGCCGAAGCGGCCCCGACAGTCATCGAGGTGCTGAAACTCGGCAAGAAGGTAATAGATCTTTCGGCCGACTTCCGGCTGAAGGACGCCGCCGTTTACGGGAAAACTTACGGCCAGCACCCGGCGCCGCAGTTCCTCAGGGAGGCGGTCTACGGGCTGCCCGAAATCTACCGGGACCGGATCAAAAAGGCCCGGCTCATTGCCAACCCCGGCTGCTATCCGCAGGGGCCGATCCTCTCGCTCGCGCCGCTCCTGCGCGCCGGCCTGACCGGGACCGGGGACATCGTGATCGACTCCAAATCGGGCGTCTCCGGCGCGGGGCGCGGAGCGTCGGTGGATAATCTCTTCACCGAGGTATCGGGGAGTTTCAAGGCATACAAGGTGCTCACCCACCGGCACACACCGGAGATCGAGCAGGAGCTGTCGGTGGCGGCGGGGAAAAACATCCACGTGACGTTCACGCCGCATCTTGTGCCGATGAACCGCGGGATACTTTCCACGATCTATGCCAAGGCCCCGGCCGGAACCACCTGGAAGCAGGTGACGGGCCTGTGGCGGAAGGCATATGCCGGCGAGCCGTTCATCCGCATCTGCCCGGAAGGCGCCTTCCCGGCCACCCGCGACGTGAACGGGACCAACTATGCCGACCTTTCCTGCGCCGTGGCGCCGGACGGACGGGTCGTGATCGTCACGGCCATCGATAACCTGTGCAAGGGCGCGTCCGGTTCGGCCGTCCAGTGCATGAATCTGCTGGCGGGTTTCCCTGAAACCACCGCGCTGACGGCCCTGGCCCTGGTGCCTTGA
- a CDS encoding Rid family detoxifying hydrolase, producing the protein MPKQILSTKGAPTAVGPYSQGVVAGGFLYTSGAIPLDPATGEVVGKTAAEQAVRCMKNLEAVLAAGGCTFADVVKTTLYLVNLADFQTVNQEYAKFFTAAPPARSTVEVKGLVKGVLVEIDMTALVPEKPFVPTPNDVR; encoded by the coding sequence ATGCCGAAGCAGATTCTGTCCACCAAGGGTGCGCCGACCGCCGTGGGCCCCTACTCGCAGGGGGTCGTAGCGGGCGGTTTCCTCTACACGAGCGGGGCGATTCCGCTGGATCCGGCGACGGGCGAGGTGGTGGGCAAGACCGCCGCCGAGCAGGCGGTGCGCTGCATGAAGAACCTGGAGGCGGTGCTCGCCGCCGGGGGATGCACTTTTGCCGACGTGGTGAAGACGACGCTCTACCTCGTGAATCTCGCCGACTTCCAGACGGTGAACCAGGAGTACGCGAAGTTCTTCACCGCCGCCCCGCCCGCCCGCTCCACCGTGGAGGTGAAGGGGCTCGTCAAGGGCGTGCTGGTCGAGATCGACATGACGGCGCTCGTCCCCGAAAAGCCGTTCGTGCCGACACCGAACGACGTGCGCTGA
- a CDS encoding BrnT family toxin: MMFDGFDWDSGNTGKAARHGLKIAEIEAFFTQELLVTDDRRHSSAEKRLIAVGRSTAGRPMFVAYTLRHKDGRLLIRVISARYAHTRELKAHEKLEEENPQDR; this comes from the coding sequence GTGATGTTCGACGGTTTCGACTGGGATTCCGGAAACACCGGGAAGGCGGCCAGACACGGGCTGAAGATCGCGGAGATCGAGGCCTTTTTCACGCAGGAACTGCTGGTAACGGACGACCGGCGCCATTCGTCGGCCGAAAAGCGACTGATCGCCGTCGGCCGGTCCACGGCAGGGAGACCGATGTTCGTGGCCTACACGCTGCGGCACAAGGACGGGCGGCTGCTGATCCGGGTGATTTCCGCCCGGTACGCGCACACCAGGGAGCTCAAAGCCCATGAAAAGCTCGAAGAAGAAAACCCGCAAGACCGCTGA
- the rpmB gene encoding 50S ribosomal protein L28 has protein sequence MARACEVCGKGPTFGNQVSHSNRKTRRKWSVNVQNLKVKTPGGSKRMRVCTTCIRSGRVEKAPRGTRQAALKAAPKKAA, from the coding sequence GTGGCACGTGCATGTGAAGTTTGCGGCAAGGGCCCCACATTCGGCAACCAGGTTTCGCACTCGAACCGCAAGACGCGGCGCAAGTGGTCGGTGAACGTCCAGAACCTCAAGGTGAAGACCCCCGGCGGCAGCAAGCGCATGCGCGTCTGCACGACCTGCATCCGCAGTGGCCGGGTCGAGAAGGCCCCGCGCGGAACGCGGCAGGCCGCGCTCAAGGCCGCCCCGAAGAAGGCCGCCTGA
- a CDS encoding 2Fe-2S iron-sulfur cluster binding domain-containing protein: MGGSSPYIQRGEARKAQQKFSVTFQPANVTVEVDPAKIPYGRDGEPGSILDIALAHGVDIDHACGGVCACSTCHVIVRQGGRSLSEPSDAELDRIEQAPGNTPDSRLACQAVPDGTANLEVEIPGWNRNFAREPAH, encoded by the coding sequence ATGGGCGGAAGCAGTCCCTACATCCAGCGCGGCGAGGCGAGGAAGGCGCAGCAGAAGTTCAGCGTCACCTTCCAGCCGGCGAACGTCACCGTCGAGGTGGACCCGGCGAAAATCCCCTACGGACGGGACGGCGAGCCGGGCTCGATCCTCGACATCGCGCTGGCGCATGGCGTGGACATTGACCATGCCTGCGGCGGGGTATGCGCCTGCTCCACGTGCCACGTCATCGTCCGGCAGGGCGGCAGGAGCCTCAGCGAACCTTCCGACGCTGAACTGGACCGGATCGAGCAGGCCCCCGGCAACACGCCTGACTCGCGGCTTGCCTGCCAGGCCGTTCCCGACGGGACGGCGAATCTTGAGGTCGAGATTCCCGGCTGGAACCGGAACTTCGCCCGCGAACCTGCCCACTGA
- a CDS encoding glucose-6-phosphate isomerase (catalyzes the formation of D-fructose 6-phosphate from D-glucose 6-phosphate): MSHINWNDRLCFEPRVAKGGLGLPADDDRNWEFRGRELVGLVEKRRAAKKDLGFLDLPETMPATAAKCRDYIAHAREHGLDTMLVLGIGGSSLGGRMLQEALAPATAAASTRPRAAGTMRVLFADSLDPDTFATLLASVDCRKTCVNVISKSGSTAETLAQFLICRERWERETGPNWHHYFCFTTDPVKGPLRQIAGQHHIRSFEVPPNVGGRFSVLSAVGLLPAAAMGIDLAELLAGAGRTRDLCLRTDPLTNPALRFALMHLKLKDRGLAETLIWPYVDRLRSFGLWFAQLWAESLGKSTRSHRAKLRQGFTPVLSLGAADQHSQLQLYLESPARRLAVVIGQEQHLSDPRFPSYFNEFEEIAYLPGHTLGALQEAERQATVLSLAQNGTPVIQISIDSVSPRVIGDLIMLFEAATVLTGEGLGLDAMDQPAVEQGKRYAMGTLGRKGYEHYRLAADATK; encoded by the coding sequence ATGTCCCACATCAACTGGAACGACAGGCTCTGTTTTGAACCCCGCGTGGCAAAGGGCGGCCTCGGCCTACCGGCGGACGACGACCGGAACTGGGAGTTCAGGGGCCGCGAGCTGGTGGGCCTCGTCGAGAAGCGGCGGGCCGCGAAAAAGGACCTGGGGTTCCTGGACCTGCCGGAAACGATGCCGGCAACGGCCGCCAAATGCCGTGACTACATCGCCCACGCCCGCGAGCACGGCCTCGACACGATGCTGGTGCTGGGGATCGGCGGGTCATCGCTCGGCGGCCGGATGCTGCAGGAAGCGCTTGCTCCGGCGACGGCGGCGGCGAGCACCCGCCCGCGTGCCGCCGGAACGATGCGCGTCCTGTTCGCCGATTCGCTCGACCCGGACACCTTCGCTACGCTGCTCGCATCGGTGGACTGCCGCAAAACCTGCGTGAACGTCATCTCCAAGTCCGGCTCCACCGCCGAAACGCTGGCGCAGTTCCTCATCTGCCGCGAGCGGTGGGAGCGGGAAACCGGCCCCAACTGGCACCACTACTTCTGCTTCACGACTGATCCGGTGAAAGGGCCGCTCCGCCAGATCGCCGGGCAGCACCATATCCGCAGCTTCGAGGTGCCCCCGAACGTGGGCGGGAGGTTCAGCGTGCTGTCGGCCGTGGGCCTTCTGCCCGCTGCCGCCATGGGGATTGATCTGGCCGAACTGCTCGCCGGAGCTGGCCGCACCCGTGACCTGTGCCTGAGGACCGACCCGCTCACAAACCCCGCGCTGCGGTTCGCCCTGATGCACCTCAAGCTGAAAGACCGGGGACTTGCGGAAACACTTATATGGCCTTACGTGGACCGGCTGCGGTCGTTTGGCCTGTGGTTCGCCCAGCTCTGGGCCGAAAGCCTGGGGAAAAGCACCCGTTCGCACCGGGCAAAACTCAGGCAGGGGTTTACCCCGGTCCTGTCGCTGGGGGCCGCCGACCAGCACAGCCAGCTCCAGCTTTATCTGGAATCCCCCGCCCGGCGGCTCGCCGTGGTGATCGGACAGGAGCAGCACCTGTCAGACCCCAGATTCCCCAGTTATTTCAATGAGTTTGAGGAAATCGCCTATCTCCCCGGCCACACCCTGGGGGCCCTCCAGGAAGCCGAGCGGCAGGCGACCGTCCTCAGTCTCGCGCAAAACGGCACCCCTGTCATACAGATTTCCATAGACAGCGTTTCTCCCCGTGTGATAGGCGATTTGATAATGCTGTTCGAGGCCGCCACGGTTCTCACCGGCGAAGGGCTCGGGCTGGACGCCATGGACCAGCCGGCCGTCGAACAGGGGAAGCGGTACGCCATGGGTACGCTCGGCCGCAAGGGTTACGAGCATTACCGGCTGGCCGCAGACGCAACGAAGTAG
- a CDS encoding CopG family transcriptional regulator yields MKSSKKKTRKTADPLAGDLTGLLEDGGWRRVRYELRPKDRTVTIRMSSELLRAVKDRAARDGLDYQKFIRLSLEKQVS; encoded by the coding sequence ATGAAAAGCTCGAAGAAGAAAACCCGCAAGACCGCTGACCCGCTCGCCGGGGATCTCACCGGGCTTCTGGAGGACGGCGGCTGGCGGCGCGTGCGCTACGAACTGCGCCCGAAGGACCGGACCGTCACCATCCGCATGAGCTCCGAGCTGCTCCGGGCTGTCAAGGACCGGGCTGCCCGGGACGGCCTCGACTACCAGAAGTTCATCCGCCTCTCGCTCGAAAAACAGGTGAGCTGA
- a CDS encoding site-specific DNA-methyltransferase has translation MPDTPEKLDLRSHDIAGDKLQELLRLFPEVRTEGGKIDLDKLKLALGQTVDIGRERYGMNWPGKADCFKTIQRPSLGTLRPCPEESVNFDTSENLIIEGDNLEVLKLLQKSYLGKVKMIYIDPPYNTGNDFIYPDNYSESLQTYLEYTGQVDAEGKRFSTNTEADGRFHSKWMNMMYPRLYLARNLLRDDGVIFISIDDSEVKNLRSICDDIFGEESFLATICWQKKYAPANDKTDFSATHDFICVYAKTRQYSNAGKALALLNKTERTSETNSAYKNPDNDSRGLWRADNYKCNKTAEQRPNLFYPIKHPKTGEDIWPDKSAVWRYSKERHLKNVEEGRIWWGLNLDNKVPAYKRFLSDVGGVIADTWWTHEESGHNDEAKKEIKQIFPGAESAFDTPKPVRLLHRILGLATSTEDDETVLDFFAGSGTTGHAVLDLNKEDGGNRKFILVQLPEPTGRKDYPTIADITKERVRRVIKKLNEEETGKLRLGEAGEQDRGFRVFKLTDSNFKAWNANVEPDARKLAEQLALHVSHVRDERSADDILYELLLKSGFPLTSKIERLNLAGKTVYSVLDGAFLICLEPALTHDLIRAIADRKPQRVVCLDKGFEGNDQLKANAVQIFKTKGIESFRTV, from the coding sequence ATGCCTGACACCCCCGAAAAGCTCGACCTCCGGTCCCACGACATCGCCGGGGACAAGTTGCAGGAACTGCTACGGCTGTTCCCGGAGGTTCGGACCGAGGGCGGGAAGATCGACCTCGACAAACTGAAGCTCGCCCTCGGTCAGACCGTGGACATAGGCCGGGAACGGTATGGCATGAACTGGCCGGGCAAGGCCGACTGCTTCAAGACCATACAGCGGCCAAGCCTCGGCACCCTCAGGCCCTGTCCGGAGGAAAGCGTCAACTTCGACACGTCCGAAAACCTGATCATCGAAGGCGACAACCTGGAAGTCCTCAAGCTCCTCCAGAAGTCTTACCTTGGCAAAGTGAAGATGATCTACATCGACCCGCCGTACAACACGGGCAACGACTTCATCTATCCGGACAACTACTCGGAAAGCCTCCAGACCTACCTTGAATACACCGGGCAGGTTGATGCCGAAGGGAAAAGGTTCAGCACCAACACGGAGGCCGACGGACGATTCCACTCCAAGTGGATGAACATGATGTATCCACGACTTTATCTTGCGCGAAATCTGCTTCGCGATGACGGTGTAATTTTTATAAGCATTGATGATTCCGAAGTGAAGAATTTGCGGTCGATTTGTGATGACATCTTTGGGGAAGAATCGTTTCTTGCAACCATCTGCTGGCAGAAAAAGTATGCTCCAGCCAACGATAAGACGGATTTTTCAGCAACACACGATTTTATCTGCGTCTATGCAAAGACACGTCAGTACTCCAATGCAGGAAAGGCTTTGGCCCTGCTCAACAAAACGGAGCGTACCTCTGAGACGAACAGCGCCTATAAGAATCCCGATAACGACAGCCGTGGCTTGTGGAGGGCGGACAACTACAAGTGCAACAAGACTGCTGAGCAGCGACCAAATCTTTTCTACCCTATTAAGCATCCGAAGACTGGCGAAGATATCTGGCCAGATAAGAGCGCCGTTTGGCGCTACAGCAAAGAACGGCATCTCAAGAATGTTGAGGAAGGCCGCATATGGTGGGGATTGAATCTTGATAACAAGGTACCTGCCTATAAACGCTTCCTCTCCGATGTTGGCGGTGTGATAGCAGATACCTGGTGGACCCATGAGGAATCGGGACATAACGACGAAGCAAAAAAGGAAATTAAACAAATATTTCCTGGAGCCGAATCGGCATTTGATACTCCGAAGCCTGTCCGCCTCCTACATCGCATATTAGGTCTCGCAACGTCGACAGAAGACGATGAGACGGTCCTGGATTTTTTTGCGGGTTCTGGCACTACAGGACATGCCGTACTGGACTTAAACAAAGAGGACGGAGGCAATCGCAAGTTTATACTCGTTCAACTCCCGGAGCCGACCGGTCGCAAGGACTATCCAACTATAGCGGATATAACCAAAGAGCGCGTCCGCCGGGTCATCAAGAAACTGAACGAGGAGGAGACCGGAAAACTGCGGTTAGGCGAAGCCGGTGAACAGGACCGGGGCTTCCGGGTCTTCAAGCTGACCGACTCGAACTTCAAGGCGTGGAACGCGAACGTGGAGCCGGACGCCAGAAAGCTGGCTGAACAGCTTGCCCTGCACGTTAGCCATGTACGTGACGAACGCTCTGCCGACGACATCCTGTACGAACTGCTGCTCAAGAGCGGGTTCCCCCTCACTTCAAAGATCGAGCGTCTGAACCTCGCCGGGAAGACCGTCTACAGCGTTCTGGACGGTGCGTTCCTCATTTGCCTCGAACCGGCTCTCACCCACGACCTGATCCGGGCCATCGCCGACCGCAAACCGCAGCGCGTCGTCTGCCTAGATAAGGGGTTTGAGGGCAACGACCAGCTCAAGGCGAACGCCGTTCAGATATTCAAGACCAAGGGCATCGAAAGCTTCAGGACGGTGTGA
- the rplM gene encoding 50S ribosomal protein L13, whose translation MATRFAKPGEIERKWWVVDAEDVVLGRLATRVANVLRGKHKAAYTPHTDAGDFVIVVNASKVKLTGNKLNDKMYHWYSGYVGGLKSANARQMLDRRPEEVIEVAVKRMMNRTPLNRQLLTKLKVYAGPEHPHAVQNPQKLELDSKKQHTARA comes from the coding sequence ATGGCTACCCGGTTTGCGAAGCCCGGCGAAATCGAGCGCAAGTGGTGGGTCGTGGACGCCGAAGACGTCGTGCTCGGCCGGCTGGCGACCCGCGTCGCCAACGTCCTGCGCGGCAAGCACAAGGCGGCCTACACGCCGCACACCGATGCGGGTGACTTCGTGATCGTCGTCAACGCCAGCAAGGTGAAGCTCACCGGCAACAAGCTGAACGACAAGATGTACCACTGGTATTCCGGCTATGTGGGCGGCCTCAAGTCGGCCAACGCCCGCCAGATGCTGGACCGCCGCCCCGAGGAAGTGATCGAGGTTGCCGTCAAGCGGATGATGAACCGCACGCCGCTCAACCGGCAGCTCCTCACCAAGCTCAAGGTCTATGCCGGTCCCGAGCATCCCCATGCGGTCCAGAACCCGCAGAAGCTCGAACTGGATTCCAAAAAGCAGCACACCGCACGGGCCTGA
- a CDS encoding DEAD/DEAH box helicase family protein, with protein sequence MKLQFDPNQPYQRDAVAAVVDIFKGQPPEKLDYAVVFQTFDTPMFSGRINTDLGVGNRLTLTDDQLRQNVRSVQERNEVEIPDPAQPLEHWQVPSPDGQTTRSCNHYSVEMETGTGKTYVYLRTILELSKHYGFKKFIIVVPSVAIREGVLKNLEITKEHFRALYNNVELEHFVYDAKTVSKLRQFASSNTIQILIINIDAFRKNFTGTEAEQKSNVIYKENDKLSGRQPIEFVQATNPIVIIDEPQSVDSTEKSQEAIKALNPLCTLRYSATHRNPYNLVYRLDPVRAFEQKLVKQIVVASASSDGGANDAFVRVEKIDYKTGIKAKLRIHVQGAEGPKEKVVTVQHRADLHFLSKERASYQDGFSVAEISAEPGNEFVRFNNGRVLKLGEEIGGPRDDVWRAQIKHTVKRHLEKELQIRGRGIKVLSLFFIDRVANYRDYDEGGQPKQGKFAEAFEAELAELAKDSRYRELDWLKLPIGSLHNGYFAQDKKGVLKDTRGDTQADDDAYNLIMKDKERLLSLDEPLRFIFSHSALREGWDNPNVFQICTLNETRSAMKKRQEIGRGLRLPVDQSGQRVFDESVNKLYVMANESYEDFARALQNEYEEDCGVTFGKVPLTALAKLTRVVGEEEKPVGREVAEALRASLVSQGMLDANNRIQPKFDPKRPGFKLELPPEHADLVPAVTELLSGYQIERHISREKNEGQNRLRKDVQASPEFLALWERIKPRTTYRVEFETPKLIQKAVDAIKQMEKIEKPVVSVVTGQLAVQKGGVGTRALSVSEEQASYGSGAVPDLLGYLQNETELTRSTLVEILKVSGRLAEFFNNPQRFMDEVAKYLKHELHRMIVDGIKYEKIPGPGNDSEWEMLKIFEQELIDYLTAQQVKKSVHEYVVYDSEIEREFARKLDEREDIKLFIKLPRKFVIDTPVGTYNPDWAIVKHNDQTIYMVRETKGTRNFMKLRTSEADKVRCGQKHFNALGVPFDVVVAADEV encoded by the coding sequence ATGAAGCTCCAGTTCGATCCCAACCAGCCCTACCAGCGGGACGCTGTCGCGGCGGTGGTGGATATTTTCAAGGGCCAGCCGCCCGAGAAGCTGGACTATGCCGTCGTCTTCCAGACCTTCGATACGCCGATGTTCAGCGGGCGGATCAACACTGACCTGGGTGTCGGCAACCGGCTGACGCTGACGGACGACCAGCTCCGCCAGAACGTCCGGTCCGTCCAGGAACGGAACGAGGTGGAGATACCCGATCCAGCGCAGCCGCTCGAACACTGGCAGGTCCCCAGCCCGGACGGTCAAACCACTCGGAGCTGTAACCATTATTCGGTGGAGATGGAGACCGGCACGGGCAAGACGTACGTTTATCTCCGGACGATCTTGGAGCTGTCAAAGCACTACGGCTTCAAGAAGTTCATCATCGTCGTGCCGAGCGTGGCGATCCGGGAAGGCGTCCTGAAGAATCTGGAGATCACGAAGGAGCATTTCCGGGCGCTCTACAACAACGTCGAGCTGGAACATTTCGTCTACGACGCCAAGACCGTGAGCAAACTCCGGCAGTTCGCCTCCAGCAACACGATCCAGATTCTAATCATCAACATCGACGCCTTCCGCAAGAACTTCACCGGCACCGAGGCCGAACAAAAGAGCAACGTGATCTACAAGGAGAACGACAAGCTCTCCGGGCGGCAGCCGATTGAGTTTGTCCAGGCGACGAACCCCATTGTCATCATCGACGAGCCGCAGAGCGTGGATAGTACCGAGAAGTCGCAGGAAGCGATCAAGGCGCTGAACCCGCTTTGTACGCTCCGGTATTCAGCGACTCACCGGAATCCCTACAACCTCGTCTACCGGCTCGACCCGGTGCGGGCGTTCGAGCAGAAGCTCGTGAAGCAGATCGTGGTGGCGAGCGCCTCCTCCGACGGCGGAGCCAACGACGCTTTCGTCCGGGTGGAAAAGATCGACTACAAAACCGGGATCAAGGCGAAGCTCCGCATCCACGTCCAGGGTGCGGAGGGTCCGAAGGAAAAGGTCGTTACGGTCCAGCACCGTGCCGACCTGCATTTCCTGTCCAAGGAGCGGGCCAGTTACCAGGACGGGTTCTCCGTGGCGGAGATCAGTGCCGAACCGGGAAACGAGTTCGTCCGGTTCAATAATGGCCGCGTCCTTAAACTGGGCGAGGAGATCGGCGGTCCCCGTGACGACGTGTGGCGCGCCCAGATCAAGCATACGGTCAAGAGGCATCTGGAAAAGGAACTTCAGATCAGGGGACGCGGGATCAAGGTTCTGAGCCTGTTCTTCATCGACCGGGTGGCCAACTACCGGGATTATGATGAGGGCGGACAGCCGAAACAGGGCAAGTTCGCCGAGGCGTTTGAAGCGGAGCTGGCGGAACTGGCCAAGGACTCCCGGTACCGTGAGCTGGATTGGCTCAAGCTGCCTATCGGTAGTCTCCACAACGGCTACTTCGCACAGGACAAGAAGGGCGTGCTCAAGGACACACGCGGGGATACCCAGGCCGACGACGACGCTTACAACCTGATTATGAAGGACAAGGAGCGGCTCCTGTCCCTCGACGAACCGCTCCGTTTCATCTTCAGCCATTCGGCGCTCCGGGAAGGCTGGGATAACCCCAATGTCTTCCAGATTTGCACGCTGAACGAAACCCGAAGCGCGATGAAGAAACGCCAGGAGATCGGACGGGGGCTCCGCCTTCCGGTGGACCAGTCCGGCCAGCGGGTTTTCGACGAGTCGGTAAACAAGCTTTATGTCATGGCGAACGAGAGCTACGAGGATTTCGCTCGCGCCCTCCAGAACGAATACGAGGAAGATTGCGGGGTGACGTTCGGCAAGGTGCCCCTGACGGCACTGGCGAAGCTCACCCGCGTCGTGGGCGAAGAGGAAAAGCCGGTTGGACGGGAAGTGGCGGAGGCTCTCCGGGCGTCTCTCGTCTCACAGGGGATGCTCGACGCCAACAACCGGATTCAGCCGAAGTTCGACCCCAAGCGCCCCGGTTTCAAACTGGAACTGCCGCCGGAGCACGCGGACCTGGTGCCTGCCGTGACCGAACTGCTTTCTGGTTATCAGATCGAGCGGCACATCAGCCGCGAGAAGAACGAAGGGCAGAACCGGCTCCGGAAGGATGTTCAGGCAAGCCCCGAGTTCCTCGCGCTCTGGGAACGGATCAAGCCAAGAACCACCTACCGGGTGGAGTTTGAGACGCCGAAGCTGATCCAGAAGGCGGTCGATGCGATCAAGCAGATGGAGAAGATCGAGAAGCCGGTGGTCAGCGTTGTGACCGGTCAGTTGGCCGTGCAGAAGGGCGGCGTCGGTACCCGTGCTCTATCAGTCTCCGAGGAACAGGCCAGTTACGGCAGCGGCGCGGTGCCAGACCTGCTGGGCTATCTCCAGAACGAAACGGAGCTGACCCGCTCGACCCTGGTCGAGATTCTCAAGGTATCGGGCCGCCTGGCCGAATTCTTCAACAACCCACAGCGGTTTATGGATGAGGTCGCCAAATATCTGAAGCATGAACTCCACCGGATGATCGTGGACGGGATCAAATACGAGAAAATTCCCGGTCCCGGCAACGACTCCGAGTGGGAGATGCTGAAAATCTTCGAGCAGGAGCTGATCGATTATCTAACGGCCCAGCAGGTGAAGAAGTCGGTCCACGAATACGTCGTCTACGATTCTGAGATCGAGCGGGAGTTCGCCCGAAAGCTCGACGAACGGGAAGACATCAAGCTGTTCATCAAGCTCCCCCGCAAGTTCGTGATCGACACGCCCGTCGGCACCTACAATCCCGACTGGGCCATCGTGAAGCACAACGACCAGACCATCTACATGGTCCGCGAAACCAAGGGTACCCGGAACTTCATGAAGCTCCGGACCTCCGAAGCCGACAAGGTCCGCTGCGGCCAGAAACACTTCAACGCACTGGGCGTGCCTTTCGACGTGGTGGTCGCGGCCGACGAAGTTTAA
- the rpsI gene encoding 30S ribosomal protein S9: MSAASKTINTTGRRKRSIARIRMKSGQGNIVVNHRPIEEYFKLDTAKMKINQPFDLTSTNGSYDVYVNVVGGGTTGQAEAVRHGISRALVAANPEFRGVLKKNGLLTRDPREVERKKYGQPGARKRYQFSKR, from the coding sequence ATGTCAGCAGCTTCCAAGACCATCAACACCACCGGCCGCCGCAAGCGGTCCATCGCCCGCATCCGGATGAAGTCGGGACAGGGCAATATCGTGGTGAACCACCGCCCGATCGAGGAGTATTTCAAGCTCGACACGGCGAAGATGAAGATCAACCAGCCGTTCGACCTGACCAGCACCAACGGCTCCTATGACGTCTATGTGAACGTCGTGGGCGGCGGCACCACCGGTCAGGCCGAGGCTGTGCGCCACGGCATCAGCCGTGCCCTGGTGGCGGCGAACCCGGAGTTCCGCGGTGTTCTGAAGAAGAATGGCCTTCTCACCCGCGATCCGCGTGAGGTCGAGCGCAAGAAGTACGGACAGCCCGGCGCGCGCAAGCGTTACCAGTTCTCCAAGCGCTAA
- a CDS encoding adenine phosphoribosyltransferase, with amino-acid sequence MTTTTASVAAIRKAIRDVPDFPKPGILFKDITPVLHDPRLLKSAITLMAQPFEVERIDVVLGIEARGFIFGSAIASYLHAGFVPVRKSGKLPWRTKTVSYALEYGEDTLQIHTDAVAEGAHVLIVDDLLATGGTAGAVLKLVEECRGHVAGLSVLVELEFLKGRERLSPCRVASVVQY; translated from the coding sequence ATGACCACCACGACCGCTTCCGTTGCTGCCATCCGCAAGGCCATCCGCGATGTGCCGGATTTCCCCAAGCCGGGGATCCTGTTCAAGGACATCACGCCGGTCCTGCACGATCCCAGGCTGCTGAAAAGCGCCATCACGCTGATGGCCCAGCCGTTCGAGGTGGAACGGATAGACGTGGTGCTTGGCATCGAGGCGCGGGGGTTCATCTTCGGCAGCGCCATCGCCAGCTACCTGCACGCCGGGTTTGTCCCGGTGCGAAAGAGCGGCAAGCTCCCCTGGCGCACGAAGACCGTCTCCTATGCCCTGGAGTACGGCGAGGATACGTTGCAAATTCATACAGATGCGGTTGCCGAGGGCGCCCACGTCCTGATCGTGGACGATCTCCTGGCCACCGGGGGCACCGCCGGGGCCGTCCTCAAGCTGGTCGAGGAGTGCCGGGGGCATGTGGCCGGGCTGTCGGTACTGGTGGAACTGGAGTTTCTTAAGGGACGTGAACGCCTTTCACCCTGCCGTGTGGCCTCGGTGGTCCAGTACTGA